From the Streptomyces sp. Tu 2975 genome, one window contains:
- a CDS encoding DUF418 domain-containing protein, giving the protein MRRDASPDIAPEAATPAGPPYTSSTGRLVGLDLARGLAILGMYTAHVGPDPSVGGALGWAMEAARGRSATLFAVLAGFTLVILTGRPRPRTGRAGRQAVGKVLMRSFLLIALGYVLTALDTHVFVILSYYGVLFVLALPLYRLRAATLGAVAAASALVMPHVLYVLRAAVDDGGWPDTFVAHDPLARATDTGGLVELFVTGAYPVLTWLPFIVTGMAVAKLDLRRPGVVGRVGLLGCVLAVSGYGGSWLALHLVPGALEGVREASPTGTAASAWWSDAVGAYPVSGKPAWLLVASPHSQTTLSVLANTGVALAVVAACLIGTSRSARLRWVTTPVSAVGSIALTAYVGHIVAVKVLDTRDLPDSASLQVFLWFAAAAALFALVWTRFFRRGPLEYLMHVLTMPARLIP; this is encoded by the coding sequence ATGAGGCGCGACGCATCGCCGGACATCGCCCCCGAGGCAGCTACGCCGGCCGGGCCTCCCTATACGTCGTCGACAGGACGGCTGGTCGGCCTGGATCTGGCCCGGGGGCTGGCGATCTTGGGCATGTACACCGCGCACGTCGGTCCTGACCCGTCGGTGGGCGGCGCCCTGGGCTGGGCGATGGAGGCAGCCCGTGGGCGTTCGGCGACCCTCTTCGCGGTGCTGGCCGGCTTCACACTGGTCATCCTCACCGGCCGGCCGCGGCCGAGAACCGGGCGGGCGGGGCGACAAGCGGTGGGCAAGGTCCTGATGCGCTCCTTCCTCCTGATCGCCCTGGGCTACGTCCTCACCGCCCTCGACACCCACGTCTTCGTGATCCTTTCCTACTACGGCGTCCTCTTCGTCCTCGCCCTTCCGCTGTACCGGCTGAGAGCTGCCACGCTGGGTGCCGTCGCCGCGGCATCGGCACTCGTCATGCCCCACGTTCTCTACGTGCTGCGGGCAGCGGTCGACGACGGAGGCTGGCCGGACACGTTCGTCGCCCACGACCCGCTGGCCCGAGCCACCGATACCGGCGGACTCGTCGAACTGTTCGTCACAGGCGCCTACCCGGTGCTCACCTGGCTGCCTTTCATCGTCACGGGAATGGCCGTGGCCAAACTGGACCTTCGGCGGCCTGGTGTCGTGGGCAGGGTGGGACTGCTCGGCTGTGTGCTGGCCGTCAGCGGGTACGGCGGGTCATGGCTGGCCCTGCACCTGGTTCCGGGGGCGCTGGAGGGGGTGCGGGAAGCCTCGCCCACCGGGACCGCGGCATCCGCCTGGTGGTCCGACGCCGTGGGCGCGTACCCGGTCTCCGGCAAGCCGGCATGGCTCCTGGTGGCCTCCCCGCACAGCCAGACGACGCTGTCCGTGCTGGCCAACACCGGCGTGGCCTTGGCGGTGGTGGCCGCCTGCCTCATCGGCACCAGCCGGTCGGCGCGTCTGCGGTGGGTCACCACGCCCGTCAGCGCTGTCGGGTCGATCGCGCTGACCGCCTACGTCGGCCACATCGTCGCCGTCAAAGTGCTGGACACCCGTGACCTGCCGGACTCCGCCTCATTGCAGGTCTTCCTCTGGTTCGCCGCGGCAGCCGCGCTCTTCGCCCTCGTGTGGACCCGCTTCTTCCGGCGCGGGCCCCTGGAGTACCTGATGCATGTGCTCACGATGCCCGCGCGCCTGATCCCATGA
- a CDS encoding response regulator transcription factor, protein MLAEDSVLLREGLIALLARFGHEVVAAVGDADALLTAVAAHTPDVVVTDVRMPPGFQDEGMKAAVRLRTERPSLPVLVLSQYVQRTYASELLDSGDGSGVGYLLKDRVGQVEEFHAALQEVASGGTVVDPEVVRQLIRRRRDPLERLTPREREVLGLVAEGKSNNAIARQLVVSEAAVGKHIGSILAKLDLPPADQTHRRVLAVLTYLRA, encoded by the coding sequence GTGCTGGCCGAGGACAGTGTGCTGCTGCGGGAAGGGCTCATCGCGCTGCTGGCCCGCTTCGGGCACGAGGTCGTCGCCGCGGTCGGCGACGCCGACGCCCTGCTGACGGCGGTCGCGGCACACACCCCGGACGTCGTCGTCACCGACGTCCGGATGCCGCCCGGCTTCCAGGACGAGGGCATGAAGGCGGCCGTGCGGCTGCGGACGGAGCGCCCGTCCCTGCCCGTGCTCGTGCTCAGCCAGTACGTCCAGCGCACCTACGCCTCCGAGCTGCTCGACTCGGGGGACGGCTCCGGTGTCGGCTATCTCCTGAAGGACCGGGTGGGCCAGGTCGAGGAGTTCCACGCCGCCCTCCAGGAGGTCGCCTCCGGCGGCACGGTCGTCGACCCCGAGGTGGTACGTCAGCTGATCCGACGCCGCCGCGACCCGCTGGAGCGTCTGACACCGCGCGAACGGGAGGTGCTGGGCCTGGTCGCCGAAGGGAAGTCCAACAACGCGATCGCCCGCCAACTGGTCGTCTCCGAGGCGGCCGTGGGCAAGCACATCGGCTCCATCCTGGCCAAACTCGACCTGCCGCCGGCGGACCAGACGCACCGCCGGGTGCTCGCTGTCCTGACGTATCTGCGCGCGTGA
- a CDS encoding sensor histidine kinase, translating to MRLPTVRQALAHPRYLLSAWPWRAAGYLLSTAPVGLAVLMVLLVGVVVGGVLAVVLVGLPLLVVLALCGLPVAAVERRRLRLVDSRPARSPHRTPDGPGPAVWARTRFREPATWRELGFALVLATVLWPLDLLVAAVVLGVPLGLLATPLVMATVGGGEEVRVLKLWLATSWPQAFAAAAVGLLLLAVSGYVLGAVAAGRAELTRVLLVPADPERQERVAELVRSRVRLVDAFEAERRRIERDLHDGAQQRLVALSMTLGLARLDTPPGPLADQLAKAHDEAGKALAELRDLIHGIHPKVLADHGLGAAVADAADRSAVPVDVTLDLPGRLPEAVEAAAYFVVCEALANIGRHSGASRAGVTGRHEGGLLALEVRDDGRGGADAGRGSGLTGLADRVSVLDGTISLSSPPGGPTLLRVEIPCEWRTEHCA from the coding sequence ATGCGTCTCCCCACCGTGCGGCAGGCCCTCGCGCACCCCCGCTATCTGCTCTCCGCCTGGCCCTGGCGGGCGGCCGGGTATCTGCTCAGCACTGCGCCCGTCGGCCTCGCCGTCCTCATGGTGCTGCTCGTGGGCGTGGTCGTCGGCGGGGTGCTCGCGGTGGTGCTCGTCGGGCTGCCGCTGCTCGTCGTGCTGGCGCTCTGCGGACTGCCGGTGGCGGCTGTCGAGCGCCGCAGGCTCCGGCTCGTCGACAGCAGGCCGGCCCGCAGTCCGCACCGGACGCCGGACGGGCCCGGTCCTGCGGTGTGGGCGCGTACCCGATTCCGTGAGCCCGCGACCTGGCGGGAGCTGGGCTTCGCGCTGGTCCTCGCGACCGTGCTGTGGCCGCTGGACCTCTTGGTGGCCGCGGTGGTGCTCGGCGTGCCGCTGGGACTGCTGGCCACACCGCTGGTGATGGCCACGGTCGGCGGGGGCGAGGAGGTGCGGGTGCTCAAGCTGTGGCTGGCGACCTCGTGGCCGCAGGCGTTCGCCGCCGCGGCCGTGGGGCTGCTCCTGCTCGCGGTGAGCGGCTACGTCCTCGGCGCCGTCGCCGCCGGGCGCGCCGAACTGACCCGGGTCCTTCTCGTGCCCGCGGACCCCGAGCGGCAGGAGCGGGTCGCCGAACTGGTCCGCTCCAGGGTCCGGTTGGTGGACGCCTTCGAGGCGGAGCGGCGCCGGATCGAACGCGACCTCCACGACGGCGCCCAGCAGCGCCTGGTGGCGCTCTCCATGACTCTCGGACTCGCGCGTCTCGACACGCCGCCCGGTCCGCTCGCCGACCAGCTCGCCAAGGCGCACGACGAGGCGGGCAAGGCGCTGGCCGAACTGCGTGACCTGATCCACGGCATCCACCCCAAGGTCCTCGCCGACCACGGCCTCGGGGCCGCAGTCGCCGATGCCGCCGACCGGTCCGCCGTCCCGGTGGACGTCACCCTCGACCTCCCGGGCCGGCTGCCGGAGGCGGTCGAGGCCGCCGCGTACTTCGTCGTCTGCGAGGCCCTCGCGAACATCGGCAGACACAGCGGTGCGAGCCGCGCCGGGGTGACCGGCCGCCACGAGGGCGGCCTGCTGGCCCTCGAAGTGCGCGACGACGGCAGGGGAGGAGCCGACGCGGGGCGCGGCAGCGGACTGACCGGACTCGCGGACCGGGTGTCCGTGCTCGATGGCACAATCTCCCTGTCCAGCCCGCCCGGTGGACCGACCCTGCTGCGTGTGGAGATCCCTTGCGAGTGGAGGACCGAGCACTGCGCGTAG
- a CDS encoding UDP-N-acetylglucosamine 1-carboxyvinyltransferase: MSDDYLVRIGKLIRDARQHRGWTQTQLAEALGTSQSAVNRIERGNQNISLEMIARIGEALDSEIVSLGYAGPMHLRVVGGRRLSGSIDVKTSKNACVALLCGSLLNNGRTVLRRVARIEEVYRLLEVLNSIGVRTRWINDGHDLEIVPPAGFDMDAMDVEAARRTRSIIMFLGPLLHRMDNFRLPYAGGCDLGTRTIEPHMIALRRFGLDTTATEGIYHAVVDRSVSPGRPIVLTERGDTVTENALLAAARYDGVTVIRNASSNYMVQDLCFFLEALGVKVEGVGSTTLTVHGVPNIDVDVDYSPSEDPVEAMSLLAAAVVTESALTIRRVPIEFLEIELSVLEEMGLDHDRTPEYAADNGRTRLVDLTVRPSKLEAPIDKIHPMPFPGLNIDNVPFFAAIAAVAQGQTLIHDWVYDNRAIYLTDLNRLGGRLQLLDPHRVLVEGPTRWRAAEMMCPPALRPAVVVLLAMMAAEGTSVLRNVYVINRGYEDLAERLNSVGAQIEIFRDI, encoded by the coding sequence ATGTCAGACGACTACCTCGTACGCATCGGCAAGCTCATCCGTGACGCCCGGCAGCATCGTGGCTGGACACAGACGCAGCTCGCCGAAGCGCTCGGCACCAGCCAGAGCGCGGTGAACCGCATCGAGCGCGGCAACCAGAACATCAGCCTTGAGATGATCGCCCGCATCGGTGAAGCGCTCGACAGCGAAATCGTCTCTCTCGGTTACGCCGGCCCGATGCACTTGCGCGTGGTCGGCGGGCGCCGGCTCTCCGGCTCCATCGACGTCAAGACGAGCAAGAACGCCTGTGTGGCGCTGCTCTGCGGTTCCCTGCTCAACAACGGCCGCACGGTGCTGCGCCGCGTCGCCCGGATCGAAGAGGTCTACCGGCTGCTGGAGGTCCTGAACTCCATCGGCGTCCGGACCCGTTGGATCAACGACGGACATGACCTGGAGATCGTCCCACCGGCCGGCTTCGACATGGACGCGATGGACGTGGAGGCCGCCCGCCGGACCCGGTCCATCATCATGTTCCTCGGTCCCCTGCTGCACCGGATGGACAACTTCCGTCTGCCGTACGCCGGCGGCTGCGACCTCGGGACGCGGACCATCGAGCCGCACATGATCGCCCTGCGCCGTTTCGGCCTGGACACCACGGCGACGGAGGGCATCTACCACGCGGTGGTGGACCGTTCCGTCTCCCCCGGCCGCCCCATCGTGCTGACCGAGCGCGGCGACACCGTGACCGAGAACGCGCTGCTGGCGGCCGCCAGGTACGACGGCGTCACCGTCATCCGCAACGCCTCCTCCAACTACATGGTCCAGGACCTGTGCTTCTTCCTGGAGGCGCTCGGCGTCAAGGTCGAGGGCGTCGGCTCGACGACACTGACCGTGCACGGCGTCCCGAACATCGACGTCGACGTCGACTACTCCCCCTCGGAGGACCCGGTCGAGGCGATGAGCCTGCTGGCCGCCGCAGTCGTCACCGAGTCGGCACTGACGATCCGCCGGGTACCGATCGAGTTCCTCGAGATCGAGCTCTCGGTGCTCGAGGAGATGGGCCTCGACCACGACCGCACGCCCGAGTACGCCGCGGACAACGGGCGCACCCGGCTGGTGGACCTGACGGTCCGGCCCTCGAAGCTCGAGGCGCCCATCGACAAGATCCACCCCATGCCGTTCCCCGGGCTGAACATCGACAACGTGCCGTTCTTCGCGGCGATCGCGGCCGTGGCCCAGGGCCAGACCCTGATCCACGACTGGGTCTACGACAACCGGGCCATCTATCTGACGGACCTCAACCGTCTAGGCGGCCGGCTCCAACTCCTCGACCCGCACCGCGTCCTGGTGGAGGGCCCGACGCGCTGGCGCGCCGCCGAGATGATGTGCCCGCCCGCCCTTCGCCCGGCGGTGGTAGTCCTGCTGGCGATGATGGCCGCGGAGGGCACGTCGGTGCTGCGCAACGTCTACGTGATCAACCGCGGTTACGAGGACCTGGCCGAGCGGCTCAACTCCGTGGGCGCGCAGATCGAGATCTTCCGGGACATCTGA